A genomic stretch from Gallus gallus isolate bGalGal1 chromosome 13, bGalGal1.mat.broiler.GRCg7b, whole genome shotgun sequence includes:
- the THOC3 gene encoding THO complex subunit 3 → MALSPYVQAMQELFRANTRSREFPAHGAKVHSVAWSCCGRRLASGSFDKTASVFLLEKDRLVKENNYRGHGDSVDQLCWHPSNPDLFVTASGDKTIRIWDVRTTKCIATVNTKGENINICWSPDGQTIAVGNKDDVVTFIDAKTHRSKAEEQFKFEVNEISWNNDNNMFFLTNGNGCINILSYPELKPIQSINAHPSNCICIKFDPMGKYFATGSADALVSLWDVDELVCVRCFSRLDWPVRTLSFSHDGKMLASASEDHFIDIAEVETGEKLWEVQCESPTFTVAWHPKRPLLAFACDDKDGKYDSSREAGTVKLFGLPNDS, encoded by the exons atGGCGCTGTCGCCCTACGTGCAGGCCATGCAGGAGCTGTTCCGCGCCAACACGCGCAGCCGCGAGTTCCCGGCGCACGGCGCCAAGGTGCACTCCGTGGCCTGGAGCTGCTGCGGCCGCCGCCTCGCGTCCGGATCCTTCGATAAGACCGCCAGCGTCTTCCTGCTCGAGAAGGACCGGCTG gTAAAAGAGAACAACTACCGGGGCCATGGTGACAGCGTGGATCAGCTCTGCTGGCATCCCAGCAACCCCGACCTCTTTGTCACTGCGTCCGGGGACAAAACCATCCGCATCTGGGACGTGCGCACCACCAAGTGCATTGCCACCGTCAACACCAAAG GGGAGAACATCAACATCTGTTGGAGCCCTGATGGACAGACCATTGCGGTGGGGAACAAGGATGATGTCGTCACCTTCATTGACGCAAAGACGCATCGCTCCAAAGCAGAGGAACAGTTCAAGTTTGAGGTCAATGAGATCTCCTGGAACAATGATAACAACATGTTCTTCCTCACTAATGGGAATGGCTGCATCAACATCCTCAG CTACCCAGAACTGAAACCCATTCAGTCCATCAATGCCCATCCTTCAAACTGCATCTGCATCAAGTTCGATCCCATGGGGAAGTACTTTGCCACGGGCAGCGCTGATGCTCTAGTCAGCCTCTGGGATGTGGATGAGCTGGTGTGTGTGAGGTGCTTCTCCAG gcttgACTGGCCTGTGCGAACGCTGAGCTTTAGCCACGATGGGAAGATGCTGGCGTCGGCATCGGAGGATCACTTCATTGACATTGCAGAGGTGGAGACAG GAGAGAAGCTCTGGGAGGTGCAGTGTGAGTCCCCTACCTTCACGGTGGCCTGGCATCCGAAGAGGCCTCTGCTGGCCTTCGCCTGTGACGACAAAGATGGCAAATACGACAGCAGCCGAGAAGCAGGCACTGTCAAGCTCTTCGGGCTTCCCAATGACTCCTAA